From Impatiens glandulifera chromosome 7, dImpGla2.1, whole genome shotgun sequence:
AAATGATAGTGTTACAAAATACAAATCGGTGAAAAGGGTTTTCCAGGGGAATAATGGGAAAATCTTTATCGTGAACTGGATTTAGAGATTATTGCTATGCCACATTTCCACAACCAAATAAGATTGAAATCCCAccaaaatgtaaaataaataattataatttactaCTCTACTAGCTGCTGCACTAACTGATCTAAAGGGGTAATATATACATAGCATATCTTACCAATTCCAACTATAACGGGGAGCCCTTTATTCTCCAGCAAAGCCTGAAATAAAAGACCTAATATTGTTAATGGAGTTTGGATCAGGTACTGTAATAAGAACCCAAGCTATTTCACTTTAGTTTATTCAAAATACTCAAGATGCCTAGGAATTTTCTCATAAGAGAGGAAAGGGTTAGGGCTAATGTGTTACAAGAGgattttagggttaggttttctaACCCTTAATAAGTCGACGGATTGTTAACGAAGTCGGCAGTTAGGAAGCCAATAAAGGTGGTTACTAACAGAATAGTAGTTGGTATATTGTGTAGTTAAGCCAAAAACTTAGTTGAATACTCTTTTAAAGTTTCTACCTCTCTTCCCCATTTGTATTCTCCCTAACATCTAGGGTTCTATCTTCCCTCCTTAATTTTCATTTGTAAGAACTCTTCTCTTTGTTCTCAAATTTTAGTTctttcattaatataatttcaagGTTTATACTTAGTTCTAATACAAGGTCTATGAGCAATTGAAAATTGAGAAGAAGATAGAACCCTAGATAATAGGGAGAATACAAATGTGAAAGAGAGAGATAGAAACTCTAAAATAGTATTCAACTAACAACAACATAACAGGCTAACAGCTGCTATTCTATTGGTAACCACCACATATACTTCAAACCACAGGGCATTCATTAGCCCTAACCCTTTCCCCTCGTAACACCTtctagatatttaaataattaagtgaacCCTTTCCCCACGTATCATCTtctagatatttaaataattaagtgcttatttgaattaagttcatTTGATAATTGCTAAcaaaaatcacttaattatttagatgagCATAAATTAAGCTAGATATTTTGGCTTAACTCGGTAAGCTATGAATTACTCAATTCGGTAATACAGTAAGAGCGTACAAAAGACAACTTTTAACCAAtgtaaattaatcaaattactttaagagaaaatttatctttaaatactTTCCCGTCATTAGTTCCATATTTTATCAAATGAACTAAAATATCAATACTTAAAATTCTTAAGATTcagatattttcatttggtttattaaacatttatttagtatttagtGGCGTGCTTAACTAATCGGTACTTAAAATTCAGTATACAACattaacacttaattttcaattttatcaaaCTTTCTCTAAGATTGAATGTTGAAATATGTGAGAACTTTTCCAATTAAAAGCTTGGCCCAATGTCATATATAAACATATACCTGTATCGCTTGAACTGCAAGAAGCAAGCCTCTATCCAAGTCGTATGAATCACGCATCGGAGCAAGTTGTAAGGTGTCCCTCCTGAAAGAGGAAGGATCTGTTGTTGTTTCatgagaagatcaagaagaaaaATACACATTGATTATACAAGCATGTGAGCATATACGAAATCCACTACCCATTGCCCAAAAGAACATACCAACAACAGAACCACCTGCAAGAGGTTGAGCTGACGATATAAACTGCCAAGTTGCAAGAACGGGCTCCATGTTGGATTTCGTCGGTGAACGTGTCCATGGCTGAGATAAATCCTCGAAATTGTTTACAATATTTGGAGAAATGCGGAGGGGCTTTGGCACAGAGATGTTAGTCTCTTGGTTGCTGCTAGTCAACGGGGTATTGAACATAAGAGGAGGAGAATTGAGGCGTGGAACACCTGCAAGAGGGTTGCCAATTAATCCAAATTCTTGGTTTGTTTGATGAGTTTAAATAAACTAAGGAACtgaaattggaattataatCTCAATGGTATTCAATGTATATGATTTATTAAGTTTCAATTTCATCTTTCCCACTTCCAAATTGCAATTATATGATTTCTCCGAACATAACAATTAACAACTGAAATGCAATTCAATTCCAAATCTTAtcaaattagaattataattctaattacaattctaatttgaattatacaCATCCAACTGTTATGGTTGAAATTGAGGTTCTAGTTCcagatttgtttgtttgattacttaaaataagaatttaaaattgGATTATATTTCCAATTGAATAGAAATGTGTATTAAGTTTTTCTGTTTCAATTCTACTCCCTACTTCGGAATTGCAATCCTATGATTTCTCCAAAGataagaattgaattgtaattctcatagaattggaattaaaattccAATTATGCCCCCATCCAAACATAGCCTAAAAGAAAACCGGTACAAAAATCAGTTCAGATTGTTAAATGTAGTTATACTCACCCTGTCTTTCTAAAATCATCTCAAGATATGATTTAGTAATCCATGGCCCATATATACCCATCCTCGATGCTTCTTCTCCGACCATCTGTTCAACAAAAGTAAAACCTGAGGTAATTCAGAAGTTCCAaggtaaataaatgtttaaagaCATAATACATTTCATACTTTTCTAATTGTGCCCCTTAGCACCAGGTAAGTTTCAGCCAGAGAATCAATCGTTTCTAAGGATATTGAGAGACTTCCTTTGCTGATTGATAAAGATGCTCGTTTATAACTGACAACAACTGTGTATCCCAAAGCTAACAGGCCTCCAAGTGTTGTCCTCCCAACCTGTTGCAATTAAAAAGGTGTGTTTAATCCATCTGTGCAGACTTTGAAGGAGAAAGATGGTGTGATCCCtctttataatttgatttatgcaGTTTCTAGGAAATGTTTACAATAAGAATTATGAAAGTTTTGACTTCGTTTGACGATAGTAACTAAATTTTTGAAAAGTGAGATTTTTCATTGATCACAGCAAATGCATCTATAGTGGTAAAGTCCAAACCATTACAGAACAAGTTATGACATCATTTTGTCATAAGCCAACATAAAAGACCGCAGATAAAAACAAGAGACAACATCAAAGTTACTACTCAAAATCTAGATTCTCAAGAAAAAACTTAGACCAACATGGAGCTGGACTTTCTTAGTGGCATCGGATCTTGCTCCTCTTGTGCTTTTACCCTCATAGTTGAAAGCACTAGACAATAAGTAAATTTGATGTGCCTACTAGACATCCATTATAAACTCCTAAATAAAGAACAAATTAAAGTCCTCACCTCAAACTCAGATTTAGGCCGGATGATGAAATGTTTATCCACAATCCTCTGATCACCCAAGGATAAGTAATATCTAATCCCTGATTGACGCACTTTAATCCAATCATTTATATGCGCTTCCTCACTTGCAGATGGAGGCCTTAAGTACATCTCTATAAAACTGAAAAAGCAAAACACCTGATGCCATTAATATCGCGATAGCCGATAAGCCACttaactaaagaaaagaaaaacaaaattaatgatTTACTTATCGCTTTGTGTCTCGTTCCCACTAAAAGTGAGTGCCAAATTTCCATTAGGTGActgtaaaagttagacgtgttagcTACTAAACAAGCATTAGGGCCTCAATAGATATTTGGATTTTAAATAAAGTGCATACCTCACTTTTGCATTTAACCTTGTAGATGGGCTCTCTAAATGACGAAACAAAGCTGTTATTAATTCGGATCTGCATGTCACAAGCACATATgtttagaaatttgaaaagaaaagaaaatcttGAATCCTCTATTAGTTGAGATTAAACCTGTGCATGGTGAAGGTCAGGCTCAATGTGCTTTCTAAACAATGGGAAGATACTGTCAATCAAAGAGTCCAATGAACGAGAATCCCCAATATCATACTGAACTTTCGAGAGAAGGCTGAAATGCACGCCACCAACCTGGGCCACGCCATATTTATATGTTAGGAATCATGATGAATCTCTTTAAGTGAAACTACTAATTGCAAAATTACCACTGCCACTCGGATATCAAGCAATGAGCGCAATTTAGCATGAAGAGCATATGTACCATCAAGTATTAcctacaaacaaacaaaaccgTACAAAATAAAAAACGCCCAGCAACTAGTATAAATTGGTACGTTATTAGCAAACCTACCACCCCAGATGAACTACTCTTTATTGTTTTAGAACCAATGCCTCTTTTTTCTTGGAAATCAAATACAGGAATTGATGTATCCTTTCCATTTAGTAAATCCTGAACCAGAGATTTAAAAATGTGTTGACGAATGTGAATAAGATTGTTTAAACTTCATCAAGTAATACGCGCTTTTCTTACCTCAAGATTTTgaattaaggaattaaaatcaatcaaatcaagatCATATCCATCGTCAAATCCAACACGATAATTCTCCATGGATATTACTGTACAACAAAGAACAGCTCCTACTTTCTCTGCCAAGCTTGTGGAGACATAAAAATGAACGCAAATTGAccaaatttcaaacaaacataTTCTCGCAAACTAGAAATTACATTTTGGGTAGATAAAACAGCCAATATACCTCGTTTTACCAGAACCACTTGGACCGCCAATGCCAATAGTTACAATACCTTCCTTTTTCTCTCTTAGTTCTTGTACGGATTTCACCAACAGGTAATAACCATGATCAAAAGTCTGCACATTGCACATTGATCATAAATCAACTAAAAAATTGAGCATTTTATATGTTCGTGTAGCCAATATAGAGTTTGACCAAGAAACTATCCAAAAGAAGGCCTCAATTTAACCAATTGCAGATAGCATAGAGACATAGAGACATAGAACCATAGACTAATTGTTAGAATGAAATCACTTCATAACACAATAACAGAATGAAATAACTTCCTAGTAGCCAAGTTCTCTGTTTCAATCTCTTCACCCAATTACCCATGATTGAAGGTTCAAACCTTCATCAGAAACACTAATCGCTGCTAGCATCGCAACAGGAATCGATTAAAATTGATGCAAACAAAAGGGGGAAATCCCATCTAATAATCCAATTAAGTGTTGAATCACACAGACCCACATTGCATAACTCGGAAGTAGATAAAAATTGAGATTGAGAGATAGAAAGAGAAGTATCTCATACCACATGAA
This genomic window contains:
- the LOC124944451 gene encoding uncharacterized protein LOC124944451 isoform X2, which codes for MDDEVVKRVFQEGGRDYFQQPSTSSSSSSILQSLPLHVTFDHGYYLLVKSVQELREKKEGIVTIGIGGPSGSGKTSLAEKVGAVLCCTVISMENYRVGFDDGYDLDLIDFNSLIQNLEDLLNGKDTSIPVFDFQEKRGIGSKTIKSSSSGVVILDGTYALHAKLRSLLDIRVAVVGGVHFSLLSKVQYDIGDSRSLDSLIDSIFPLFRKHIEPDLHHAQIRINNSFVSSFREPIYKVKCKSESPNGNLALTFSGNETQSDNFIEMYLRPPSASEEAHINDWIKVRQSGIRYYLSLGDQRIVDKHFIIRPKSEFEVGRTTLGGLLALGYTVVVSYKRASLSISKGSLSISLETIDSLAETYLVLRGTIRKMVGEEASRMGIYGPWITKSYLEMILERQGVPRLNSPPLMFNTPLTSSNQETNISVPKPLRISPNIVNNFEDLSQPWTRSPTKSNMEPVLATWQFISSAQPLADPSSFRRDTLQLAPMRDSYDLDRGLLLAVQAIQALLENKGLPVIVGIGGPSGSGKTSLARKMANIIGCEVVSLESYYKSEHSKDFKYDDFGSLDLSLLSKNIDDIRNFRRTKVPIFDPEAGTRSGFKDLEVSEDCGVVIFEGVYALHPDIRKSLDLWIAVIGGVHSHLISRVQRDKTKVGYFMSQNEIMTTVFPMFQQHIEPHLVHAHLKIRNDFDPVLSPESSLFVLKSNKHVSYQDILKILDRTKICSSVQNFIDLYFRLPGMPSNGQLTETECVRVRICEGRFALLIREPIREGNFIIQPKVDFDISISTVAGLLNLGYQAVAYIEASAYIYQDGKILVEVDHLQDVPSPYTQIKGIDKEAVTAAGSKLKLEGGSCTTKSYLQIILDSLPATERNSSGIHAHQAARLQELVELIQSQCSSMMEKQGGSSSTSDSSPSREVSPLDVVIEDMQSRIKRLERWQAINTVLWTFFMSALVGYSLYQRKHK
- the LOC124944451 gene encoding uncharacterized protein LOC124944451 isoform X1, coding for MDDEVVKRVFQEGGRDYFQQPSTSSSSSSILQSLPLHVTFDHGYYLLVKSVQELREKKEGIVTIGIGGPSGSGKTSLAEKVGAVLCCTVISMENYRVGFDDGYDLDLIDFNSLIQNLEDLLNGKDTSIPVFDFQEKRGIGSKTIKSSSSGVVILDGTYALHAKLRSLLDIRVAVVGGVHFSLLSKVQYDIGDSRSLDSLIDSIFPLFRKHIEPDLHHAQIRINNSFVSSFREPIYKVKCKSESPNGNLALTFSGNETQSDNFIEMYLRPPSASEEAHINDWIKVRQSGIRYYLSLGDQRIVDKHFIIRPKSEFEVGRTTLGGLLALGYTVVVSYKRASLSISKGSLSISLETIDSLAETYLVLRGTIRKMVGEEASRMGIYGPWITKSYLEMILERQGVPRLNSPPLMFNTPLTSSNQETNISVPKPLRISPNIVNNFEDLSQPWTRSPTKSNMEPVLATWQFISSAQPLAGGSVVDPSSFRRDTLQLAPMRDSYDLDRGLLLAVQAIQALLENKGLPVIVGIGGPSGSGKTSLARKMANIIGCEVVSLESYYKSEHSKDFKYDDFGSLDLSLLSKNIDDIRNFRRTKVPIFDPEAGTRSGFKDLEVSEDCGVVIFEGVYALHPDIRKSLDLWIAVIGGVHSHLISRVQRDKTKVGYFMSQNEIMTTVFPMFQQHIEPHLVHAHLKIRNDFDPVLSPESSLFVLKSNKHVSYQDILKILDRTKICSSVQNFIDLYFRLPGMPSNGQLTETECVRVRICEGRFALLIREPIREGNFIIQPKVDFDISISTVAGLLNLGYQAVAYIEASAYIYQDGKILVEVDHLQDVPSPYTQIKGIDKEAVTAAGSKLKLEGGSCTTKSYLQIILDSLPATERNSSGIHAHQAARLQELVELIQSQCSSMMEKQGGSSSTSDSSPSREVSPLDVVIEDMQSRIKRLERWQAINTVLWTFFMSALVGYSLYQRKHK